CGCGAGTTATTCTCCCATGCCAATGATTCTGTAATCGTCATTGGATATGCCGTTTATCAGGGACAGCAAGTCTTCGAGGCACTTGCTCGTCGTATGGAACAGATTCCTTCACTTCATGTCCAATTCTTCCTAAACGTTCCGCGAACTGACGCAGATACAACTTCCTCAGAGATCCTAATTGCAAGGTTTAAGCAGCGATTCAAGGATAAACACTGGCCTACAGGTTGCCGGCTTCCTGAAGTCTACTATGACCCGAGATCAGTTGCGGACGATGTCCCCGTTCGCTCCTCGCTACACGCCAAATGTATCGTGGTCGATTCAAGGAAAGTATTTGTCTCGTCTGCAAACTTCACAGAGGCCGGTCAAGAGCGAAATATTGAAGTCGGACTTCGGATTGATAGT
This portion of the Bremerella alba genome encodes:
- the drmC gene encoding DISARM system phospholipase D-like protein DrmC, which gives rise to MNGCLEKLSNSDLQTLVSALRSERLAPPYTALQVARFVPASVVDSTRSSLAELVEQGFSEKQIATAIELIVEDRLGRQGSKPPIDLVTSGPEAPGITNRDTSVVVRELFSHANDSVIVIGYAVYQGQQVFEALARRMEQIPSLHVQFFLNVPRTDADTTSSEILIARFKQRFKDKHWPTGCRLPEVYYDPRSVADDVPVRSSLHAKCIVVDSRKVFVSSANFTEAGQERNIEVGLRIDSKWLAGQITNHFRQLFNHGFAKRAF